Within Elizabethkingia sp. JS20170427COW, the genomic segment CTAGGAAAATCTTTCAGCATAATGGTATTCCGAATCTGTATGGTATTGATACTACTAACTTTTGACGCTTCATAGTATACCCAAACTGCTTCACCATTTACTTGCCCTCCTGTATAGCTTAACTTGATAGGAGATCCATTAACGGAAACACTTATATTACTGCTTACATATGCTTTGGCTGCATTTTCAAAAGCAGAACCTTTAGGATCCATTTTTAAGGCCTGCCCTAAATCTGTAGCACTCATTTTAGTAGTAAATTTTAATACTCCATTTGCTTCATTATAATCTACTTTTGTCATTGAAGAATGAAAATTTGCAAAACTAAACGAAACAACAAGTAGGGTAAGAACACCTAAAAAACCTAGTATTTTATTTAATTTCATTGCTTTTATTTTTATGTTAATTAGTTAAGTCTCAAATTATATGCCACAAAATACTTAGAAATTTACACAAATCTCGTATTTCTCATAAAACGCCTTGATATGAGCTACTGCTTCATCGGCAGTATCGACAATCCTGAACAAATTAAGATCCTCTTCATTGATTAATCCATTGGTCACCAATTGATTTTTAAACCAATCTATTAAGCCACCCCAAAACTCACTTCCTACCAAAACAATGGGGAATCTTGCAATTTTATTGGTTTGGATTAAGGTAAGAGCCTCGGAAAGCTCATCTAAAGTACCAAAACCTCCTGGCATTACGACAAATCCTTGAGAATATTTTACAAACATCACCTTTCTTACGAAAAAGTAATCGTAGTCCATATTATAATGTTTATCTATATAGGGATTAAAATGTTGCTCATGTGGGAGTTCTATATTCATCCCTATCGATTTACCGCTACCAAAAGCTCCTCTATTCCCAGCTTCCATAATCCCGGGGCCACCTCCTGTAATCACACCAAAACCAAGATTGGTAATTTTTTTACCAATCTCCATTGCCATTTGATAATAAGGATGGTCTTCTGTTAACCTTGCTGAACCAAAAATAGAAACACAAGGTCCTATTGCAGACATCTTTTCATACCCAGAAACAAACTCAGACATTACCCTAAAAATCATCCAACTGTCCTTGGTTGTTTGCTCACCCCAAGTTTTTTCTCTTAGACTTTCTTGAATACGCTGGTCTATACTCTGGTTTACTTTCTTCTCTAATTGTTTTCTCATAAAATTTGTGATTCTTTATTTAATATGCTCACTGAAAAATATTTTCAGCAATATTTATACTTTCTGGTTTTCCTACATCTATCAATTGTGCTTGGTGTAGGAATCCTACAATTCTCTCATAATGCATCATATCGAGATACTCATCCATAATCGAAAATTTACCTTTTCTTTTTATTTTTGAAAAGATATCCGAACTTACGCAATGGATACCACTGAATGCTAATTCCTGTAGATGAGTAGCTCCTTCTACAAGCTTTTGAGCCCCGGTTTGTTTATTCTCCCAGCCTTGTAATAACATTTCTTGATCAAAAAGTAATTTCCTACTACTTTGTCTATCCGAAACTGCCAAGGTGATGAAATTATTGTGCTGAAGGTGATATTCTATCAAATCCGTAATATTTAAATCTGTTAGGATATCTACATTCATAATTAGGAAATCTTTCTCATGCTCTAGAAAACTTTTGGCAAACAATAGTCCTCCTCCTGTTTCTAATAATTCTTCTCTTTCATCGGAAATTTCTACGGATACTCCAAAATTATCATTCTCCTTTAAAATATCGATAATTTGCTGTCCGAAATGATGAATGTTGATTACAAAATCCTTTATCCCAAATGATTTTAAAAACTCTATATTTCTTTGTAATAGAGTTTTTCCATTTACCATTGCTAAAGCTTTAGGATGCTGGTCGGTAAATGGTTTTAGCCTTGTTCCTTTTCCTGCTGCAAATAATAATGCTTTCATCTTACATCAGTTGAGGCTGTTCATCATGGTATAAAGATACTTCCACTTCTGGATAAGTATTTTTAATAAACTCAGCCGTTTTAATAGCAGAATATACCGAGCGGTGCTGACCTCCTGTACATCCAAAGTTAATCTGAAGATTCTCAAAATTACGAGCAATGTAATCCTCAATACTAATAGAGACAATAGCTCTTATTCCTGCTAAAAATTCAGGCATCTTGGTTTTAGTTTCTAAATACTCTTGTACAGGCACGTCATTTCCTGTTTGGGATTTATATTTCTCTATCCTACCTGGATTTAAAATTCCTCGGCAATCAAAAACAAAACCGCCTCCATTTCCGGTATTATCCTTTGGTATTCCTCCTTTTTTATAGGAAAAACTATGTATTTCTATTTTCAACATACTCTTTGTCTTTGTTCAATTAAGGTAAATATAGAGATTCTATTTTTCCTTCTTGTTGAATTTGTGATAATTGATTAATAACTTTTAATAACTCAGGATACTGATGCATTTCTTTCCAAGTGTCAGCAATTTCGGAAATATTTTTTATACCTCGAGGGATACTCTCTATAAAATGTTGTTTTTTTTGAATAAGCCCCCTAAAGCCATAAGCTCCTAAAACCTGAAGAAACCTGATAAGTTTGCAATATTGCACCGACTGTATAAAGTTTTCTCTGGTGAATTGTTCTTGGTTGAGTTCTAAATAATATTCTAAAAACTCTTCTTGCCAATCTTGAGGGAAATTTGCTTTTGCCTGAAATAAAAAAGATACCAAATCGTATGTTGCTGGTCCCTGCATAGCTGCTTGATAATCGATAAAGGAAACCACATCTTGCTCGGATACCATAATATTCCTTGATTGGAAATCCCTCAACATTACACACTGTACAGGGAGTTGCTGAATTGAATTTACTATTTTTTTAAACTCTTTAAGAAGCTTTCCCTTGTGATAGTCTAGCTCTAAAACATCCACAAAAAAGTTCTTAAAATAGTACAAATCATGAGTAATGGGTAAATCATCATACACCTCATATTCATAAGCTCTGGAGAAATCTATTTTCCCAAAAGATTTTTGCTGAAGTTTTACCAGTTCCTGGATACAAGCTCTTACCAACTCCTTCACCCTGTAGGAGTGTCCTTCTTTAGAAATAATCTCAGATAAGGTATTTTGCCCTAAAAACTCTTGAAGATAGATTTTTCTGTCTTCACTAATTTTAAAAATTTTAGGAACCTTAATTTCTAATTTATAAAAAGCTTCTGTTAAATAGAAAAAACATTCGTTTTCATCTACCTTTTCATTGTAAGTAAGGATATATTGAGTTTTGGTAGCTTCTATAAGATAGTTACGTCTTGAGGAACCGCTTTGCGCTAACAAAGTCATGGTGTAAGCATCATCCTGAAAATAACTTTTCAAGAAAGAGTTAAGGTAAGATTCTATCATAATAAATTATCCTTACAAATATACTAAAATTGTGTATTTTTGTTTTTGATGAAAGAATATTTACCCATATTAAAAATTTTAGGAAGATTCCTTTTTGCCTACCTTGTATTATTGCTAGGATATCAGCTTTATCTCAACTATTTCCACAGTAGCCACGTAGTAGATCCTTATACCGCTTGGCTAGCACAAAATTGTTCTTTGGTACAAAATAAAATGGGATACAATACACTCTTAGTACCCGATGAGACTAGAGATGGGATTTTCTTTTACGTCAATAAAATATGGGCTAGCATTATGGTAGAAGGATGTAATGCAGTATCGGTCATTATTCTTTTTATTGCTTTTATTTTTGCCTTTCACAAAGGATTCATCAAAACTAGTTTATTTATATTGCTAGGAGTTCTCCTTTTAAATGTACTCAATATTTCTAGAATTGCATTTCTAAATATCGTAGCTGTAGATGCTCCTAAATATTTTAAACCTATACATGATTACTTATTCCCATCTATCATCTATGGCGGAATTGTAGTACTATGGCTAATTTGGATAAAATTTATTGTATTGAAAGATGAAAAAAATAATTAGAATACTGCTTTTCATCATTTCATTGATAGCTTTGGTAGGAGTTAGGTTTGTTGAAGATCGCATATTCTATGACCCTTTTCTTCAATATTTCCATCAACTAGGAGTTGATTACTTCCCTAGTTTTGATTGGGGAAAACTTATCCTCTCTCATCTATTTAGATTTGGGCTCAATCTTCTT encodes:
- a CDS encoding DUF6702 family protein, which codes for MKLNKILGFLGVLTLLVVSFSFANFHSSMTKVDYNEANGVLKFTTKMSATDLGQALKMDPKGSAFENAAKAYVSSNISVSVNGSPIKLSYTGGQVNGEAVWVYYEASKVSSINTIQIRNTIMLKDFPSQMNLVNIAYKGKQKTMTFQRGKETNEVSF
- a CDS encoding TIGR00730 family Rossman fold protein; the encoded protein is MRKQLEKKVNQSIDQRIQESLREKTWGEQTTKDSWMIFRVMSEFVSGYEKMSAIGPCVSIFGSARLTEDHPYYQMAMEIGKKITNLGFGVITGGGPGIMEAGNRGAFGSGKSIGMNIELPHEQHFNPYIDKHYNMDYDYFFVRKVMFVKYSQGFVVMPGGFGTLDELSEALTLIQTNKIARFPIVLVGSEFWGGLIDWFKNQLVTNGLINEEDLNLFRIVDTADEAVAHIKAFYEKYEICVNF
- a CDS encoding sugar phosphate nucleotidyltransferase, whose amino-acid sequence is MKALLFAAGKGTRLKPFTDQHPKALAMVNGKTLLQRNIEFLKSFGIKDFVINIHHFGQQIIDILKENDNFGVSVEISDEREELLETGGGLLFAKSFLEHEKDFLIMNVDILTDLNITDLIEYHLQHNNFITLAVSDRQSSRKLLFDQEMLLQGWENKQTGAQKLVEGATHLQELAFSGIHCVSSDIFSKIKRKGKFSIMDEYLDMMHYERIVGFLHQAQLIDVGKPESINIAENIFQ
- a CDS encoding RNase adapter RapZ, producing MLKIEIHSFSYKKGGIPKDNTGNGGGFVFDCRGILNPGRIEKYKSQTGNDVPVQEYLETKTKMPEFLAGIRAIVSISIEDYIARNFENLQINFGCTGGQHRSVYSAIKTAEFIKNTYPEVEVSLYHDEQPQLM
- a CDS encoding aminoglycoside phosphotransferase family protein, with the translated sequence MIESYLNSFLKSYFQDDAYTMTLLAQSGSSRRNYLIEATKTQYILTYNEKVDENECFFYLTEAFYKLEIKVPKIFKISEDRKIYLQEFLGQNTLSEIISKEGHSYRVKELVRACIQELVKLQQKSFGKIDFSRAYEYEVYDDLPITHDLYYFKNFFVDVLELDYHKGKLLKEFKKIVNSIQQLPVQCVMLRDFQSRNIMVSEQDVVSFIDYQAAMQGPATYDLVSFLFQAKANFPQDWQEEFLEYYLELNQEQFTRENFIQSVQYCKLIRFLQVLGAYGFRGLIQKKQHFIESIPRGIKNISEIADTWKEMHQYPELLKVINQLSQIQQEGKIESLYLP
- the xrtF gene encoding exosortase family protein XrtF; the encoded protein is MKEYLPILKILGRFLFAYLVLLLGYQLYLNYFHSSHVVDPYTAWLAQNCSLVQNKMGYNTLLVPDETRDGIFFYVNKIWASIMVEGCNAVSVIILFIAFIFAFHKGFIKTSLFILLGVLLLNVLNISRIAFLNIVAVDAPKYFKPIHDYLFPSIIYGGIVVLWLIWIKFIVLKDEKNN